In Phaseolus vulgaris cultivar G19833 unplaced genomic scaffold, P. vulgaris v2.0 scaffold_17, whole genome shotgun sequence, the sequence TGTTTGATGAATTATAATCATTGGTGAGAATGGCCAGTTTGTGATTGGAAATCTAGGGTAACTGTAGAGTCAAGGTTTTCTTTTTTGGTAATCATAGTATTGGTACCTATTATTCATTGGGTGTTGTAGCGTACAGAATGTGGATACTTCCCTCTTAATGTGGATACTTGAGCCAACCAATGTTGGTCAAGGTGTGTTTAGAATTGAAAGTGGCAACATAGTTATTCATCCtttagtattttaattttaatggaCTGTATTCATTGGatcaaagttgttttttttttggatggTTATGGATTGGACTACAGAACATCTGATGGATCATTATTGTtcacaagtgaaaagttcttcaAGGCGGTCTCAATTTTCAGATGCTTTGGAAATGTTTCACGAGCCTAACATTCTTCCACATGTGTTGTTCTTGTCTTTTTCGTTGATATCAATTTGCAAGCAAAATTATTGCACTTTTCTTTATCAGTGCCTGGGTAGGTTATCTGAAAATCCTTTCTTCCAAATTTCAACTTAGATTGAATTTGGGGTCAATTTAGAAGCTTGTGGGGGACATCCAACTGTTTTGTTTCATCAATTGCTGTCAGAATGATTTCTTCCTATCATTCTCACTAGGTTCTAATGGAATTCCACAAGAATTATGCTAGAGGCTTCAAATTTAATGAAATTTCAATGTCTTCAAGTAGAAGTCATTCAATTCTGACCTCTTTGTAAGCAGGTGGGATTATGAGTTGGGTATTGTCAAGGTGGCGCACCAACACTCAGTCTCTCCACCAAAATTGTTTGTCTCTTGTTAGAGGAGCTGAATTCCTTATTCTGAAGGGGAAAATGATGGGTTGTCAAAATCCTGTTTTTTTTCACTGAAATGTTGTCTTAAGTGTCGAAAGTGAAATTTTGCcgaatttttttatatccatATCAACTTTTTGTTATCCCTTTCTATACATGTGCTCTTACACTTGTAATTCTGTATTATATTTTTCCTGTGCACGTAGAAATACTTTGTATTTTGGTGCGCGTATCCTCGCTTTTTCTTGCTCTACTGTTTATCTAATTTCAGTCAATCACTAAATTTGTCATTCTCTTTCCAGATGTTCCATTTGATGCCAACTCCGCAGGGAAGCTATTATGTATTGAATGACATATTCCGTTTGAACTATGCATGAAGATAGACCCAGCAAATACATGGGCTGAAAGGCCATAGAAGAAGTTTGCCCTATAGCTAGCTGTTTCAGATTTgacatttgaaatttaaaaaggGTTATTTTTGGTTGGTTGTGTTGAATCCTTAATTGTGTCTGTTGTGTTTAGAATTTTCTGTTGTGACtgatttgaaaaaaaacctTCAAGGGTAAATTGTTGAAAGATTACTGGGTATTGGAGATTGAAAACTTTAATATATTTGTGATCTGAGATATTGGGTCCAAGCATCTTGACCCATTTTACCtctataaattagtttatgctTGCAGTCATAACATAATGTTTTGTTCACCTAAGGTAAGAAGCGGGATGTTTATCTTTTCTCTTTTTCCCAGAAAAGATAATCAATTTAGATGTTATTGTTGTGTAATTATTGTGGTTAAAATGGGGTTGTTGGTTTGTAAATATAGACTTCTATGGCACAATGTTGAGTAGCTGGTTTCAAACCTGAATGGTGATTATTTTCTGGACACTTGTTTagtgttaataaaaaattattttcattggAGAGATGATCAGATGATGCTGATCAGTAGTGTTACACATACAGGTGAGTGATATAAATAAGATTAATCCCTTTACCCAGCAATGTGAATTTGACTTGCATTTGCGGTTATGTCAATGACGGCTGATTAAATCAAATCTGTATCGGCTATAGCTTCCATACAGACTTGCCAAATTCggtaataaaataagataaacgAGAAAGAAAACCTCTATTTAACATTGTAGTGGTTGGGACCTCTTTACGTGGTAACACCCCAGAGCGAGAGTGTTGCTTATGGGTTTGTCACTGTAACAATGAGAGCAATGTTGACGGTAGTACTAACATATCATCCAACGATGCTATATTTTCAGATGCCATCTACAACTCAGGGAAATGCGATAGAAACTTAATCCATTCAATTTGAAACCCCACTCTACATGCATTCAACACAATTCTATATTTTACAATCCAACAATGTTCACGTCATTATCACTATACAATCAAGACTGTCTCAAACTAATAAGTCAGCTAGTAAGCATCTAAAATACAAAGACCGTCGAAATGGTTATTCAGAAATTAATCATTCAAAAGAATGAGAATTAGCAAGGGTAGCGTTGCTCCTAGGGAAATGGATATAAGTCATCTTCCATAAATAAGGCATTCCCCACAGAAGTGGTTGATGATACTTCGTCACTCGTACCCGCCACAAGTTCAGCCTGCCAAATATTGACAAGTTATGCATTGACAGCACAAAGCAACTGCACTCTATAGTCAAAATGGTTGATAGCTTTATAGTATATGTTTACTACTTTGGATCTTTTAGGATGTAAGGAGTTTCAGAATATAGAGTACTAAAACACTCAAGTTCTTCAAGTTTTGTGTCCAAACAGATTGAGTACGGAATGCTCAACGGAAGCCTCATGCAATACAATGTCTTAAATTTTCAAGTAGTGGCAAACTAAGAGACAATGACTATGACCACTCTGATAAAAGGCATACACTTGACACTGtcgtttttaaaataatttacctTAGATTGACGATATTTCTCAAGCATGCGACGATATTGGTCACGAGCATCTGGTGAGTCGACCATGGACATCACCCGTGAAACAGCCTTTTCAATTTCTACATCCACCTTCTGTTTTCGGAACACCTTGAGAatatcttcatcttcatcatcattttcattAATGTCCATCTCTGGTCGGAAACCTCGTAAACCAGCTCCTTTTCTTCTCCATCGTAGCACGACCTTGTCCAAGATTCCAACTGCCCATAATACCTTGTAATGCTTCCTAACCTGGTAACCCCTCACATGAGCCTGCCCAAATAAAATAGAATTTGGTTGACATCAATGATGTTAAAGATCAAAGTATGCACGCCAATGTTTGgtattaaaatcaaaattattcaCCTTACAAAGAATCATTAAGTACTATTTCTGTATAACTTATGAAAAATATACACGTAGTTCTTGGTATTCATTTTTTCCAGGCAAACACTAAAGTTGACATTTATTACCTGTATCTTCACTACTTTTTGGCGCAATGATAAGAAATCTTTGCGACCTTTCCAACCACGATATTTCTTCTGAATTGATAAAGCAGCTGAATTATGTTCACGTGAGCTTCGAAAGGCAAGTTTTGACATAGCAGAAATTTCTTGAATGCTACCAATGCCACCTACACTCGTACCACAACTATTTATACCTTCTCTTGCTCTCCGTTTTCTAAAAGAATGTGACCGAAAAGCCGATTGTATCCGCGCAGCTGCCTGAGTTACATTTCTGACAGCAGCCAAGGTATGTTTGAGTGACGCCTGATCCTCATTGGCAGCAAGATTTTCCTTGGAGACACTGGTAACAGTCATATCTGCCTGAAGCTGGGCAGAACTTTTAGATAATTCACTCTCTTCCAGTACAAGTGATGATAGGTGGCTTGTCACAGCTACCTCTGAAAGATATCCTGCTAGTCCCTTGTTCCCATTGCTGGCTGCAATAGATGCAGCAGTTTTACCGATTGGGTCTTGTGCAGTTGGATCTGTCACAGCTCCAGCAGATGCTCCAGAAGCTACAAGTGAAGCGACCATTTTTTCCCTACATAGAATAACAAAACTTCAGGAAAATAACATCCAAAATACTTTAAAATGGAACAGGTAATTTTACTTCATGATCATCAGTTCCAGCAAAAGACTGGATGAACCAATTATCGTTATTAATTAGAAATTAAAGTCCACATTTGCCTTTATTGATTATATACATGATCAACTAATTTCTGATGAGAAGCAAGCATGCTACATGCGGGTTTGTTAAACCCTCAATGTTGCCAACAGCCAACCAACCTAACACAGTCTGCATCTCTAGAAATTCAATTTTCAGACTTGAATATCTGAAATGCTTATCATATATTTTGTCTAGCACTTAGGGCTTTAATACATTTCTTGTCCTTGTTATCTTTCCTTCCATCTGTTTTCTATTCTTCCAAGGAAAGAAATTTATTCACATATTTTACCAAGCACGTGTTGTTTCCTCAAAACTATAAGAATGCATGTTTTCCCTAACTTCGTTAACAAGCCTTGTATAGCAATATTAACATATTTCACCAAAGTTAAATAATCAGTTAACATAAGCAAGCCCTCTAGATTTCTATTACCTTCCGAAACGGGCAGCCCAATGAAGGGCAGTCCACCCACTGATGTCACGGAAATTTATATTCACTCCACAACTAAGAATAGGGTTCAAGGCCCACTCAAAACCCAACCCAGCAACCATGTGAATAATGCCTTGCTCTTTCTTGGACAGAGAGCAGTCTGTCTCTTCATCTCTTTCCTGAGATCTGTAAGAAAGCCACTGTTGAAGCTTATCCTTTAGAAGTTCTTCGAGAAGCCAATCAGTAGTACTAGTCGACGTACCACCACCAACTAGAAGAGTCTCTATAATATGGCTCCATGAGTCATCATCAGCTTTCTGTTTTATGAGAGGAATTCCCGATTCTATGTTGTCATTCTTTATTGTTGATGTAGAAAGAAGCATCTGCCCTAATCTAACAAGTAATAACAGCTCTTCAGGACTTCTAGTGGCTTCTGTTTTCAATTGAGTACATTGGGTGCAACTATAGGTCTTGTCGCGATATTCAAACTCTCTGACTTCACTGCAGGACTCCCGGTTTCCAGAAGTAATGCACAGAGTAACCTTTCCGGGAAGGTAAGGTGGAGCTTCACAACAGATTACACCATCATGAATTATCTGAACAGGAACTTCAACATCACCAAGCATGCATGCCCAGGTAGAATCTGAGGGGTGACAGAGAAAAGACCCAACAATGATGACCTACGCAGAGAGAATGGAGCTTTAGGAATCAAATTTTGACAAAATCAACACAAAATAAAGCTTCAAGATAACAAAGTTGACAGAGAAAAAAAGTGATACTCCTCTTATTCAGTCTTAAATGTCCAAAGACACAAGCTAGATTAACATTTCCCTAAcctaattatttataaatagactGAGATTTATATATAATTGCTTTACACCATCACTACaacaagaatttt encodes:
- the LOC137817127 gene encoding calmodulin-binding transcription activator 4 isoform X8 yields the protein MTPGYEYDINDLHHEAQARWLKPAEVMYILQNHEKFLLTQEPPQQPTSGSLFLFNKRVLRFFRKDGHNWRKKRDGRTVGEAHERLKVGNVEALNCYYAHGEQNPSFQRRSYWMLDPEYEHIVLVHYRNTSEGRLSSGAGAQLSPSSSSAFCQSPSPYSNQNPGSTSTLVDSYEPNQSFSSSGTTEVTSDIFILSNKMDHMDGTDAESGTSSELVVTQALRRLEVQLSLNEDSFEDIAPFCNKHEAAHDPNLLHNQTVISNQDQSAAFSGSDDQGLFYDEYKGGQGDGGECYHELIDHGYPDGNEKALWTGVLGSCESSTSVKLPPKNVYLTAGNENSVSFLGRVLVPVSNQEESHWLNFNSDNSQSSVFSPPQGVGEVKFPAYSSMVETRVTNSDYYGTFFDQSQIVAPLDADSSLTIAHKQKFTIKTLSPEWGYATETTKVIIVGSFLCHPSDSTWACMLGDVEVPVQIIHDGVICCEAPPYLPGKVTLCITSGNRESCSEVREFEYRDKTYSCTQCTQLKTEATRSPEELLLLVRLGQMLLSTSTIKNDNIESGIPLIKQKADDDSWSHIIETLLVGGGTSTSTTDWLLEELLKDKLQQWLSYRSQERDEETDCSLSKKEQGIIHMVAGLGFEWALNPILSCGVNINFRDISGWTALHWAARFGREKMVASLVASGASAGAVTDPTAQDPIGKTAASIAASNGNKGLAGYLSEVAVTSHLSSLVLEESELSKSSAQLQADMTVTSVSKENLAANEDQASLKHTLAAVRNVTQAAARIQSAFRSHSFRKRRAREGINSCGTSVGGIGSIQEISAMSKLAFRSSREHNSAALSIQKKYRGWKGRKDFLSLRQKVVKIQAHVRGYQVRKHYKVLWAVGILDKVVLRWRRKGAGLRGFRPEMDINENDDEDEDILKVFRKQKVDVEIEKAVSRVMSMVDSPDARDQYRRMLEKYRQSKAELVAGTSDEVSSTTSVGNALFMEDDLYPFP